CGAGGCCCAGCGCGTCAGCCTGAGCGTCTACGACCTGGCCGGGCGCCGGGTGGACGTGTTGTCCGAGGGCGAGCTGCCCGCCGGACGGCACGCCGTAAGCTGGAACTGCTCCGCTGCATCAGCCGGGGTCTATCTGCTGCGCCTGGAGACGCAAGGCGCGGCGCTCAGCCGCCGGGTGGTCGTCGGGCGGGTCGTCGGCCGGTAGCGAGTTGTTGATATAGCATCACCCGGGCGGGATTAACATCCCGCCCTTACCATCTTGCCGGCCGGGGGCCGGCGGACTGTAGGCTGGAGAGCCCGTGCTCCATCGCCGATTACCACTCGCACCCTGCAGTACATCCCAGCGGCCCACACTCCATCCATCACCCCCTAAGATGCCGACAGTATCAATCTACCCCTTGGCGCAGCATCGACGCCTGTGGTAACGTGGTATAATCAACGTGTATCGTTTCCAACACAACTGTGGGGCAGGTGGAGATGGACAGCGCGATCGACAAGGAACGGGTCAAGGGACGCAAGGTGATGCTGGGCGTAACGGGCGGCATCGCGGCTTACAAGGCCTGCGAGCTGGCCCGGGGGCTGATCAAGGAGGGGGTCGAGGTTGACACGGTGCTGACGACCAACGCCACCCGCTTCATCTCACCCCTGTCCTTCAGCTCGCTGACCGGCCGGCCGGCGCTGACCGAGATGTTCGATGAAACCGGCGCCCTGCCCAATTACCGTCATCTGGACCTGGCCCGCGAGGCCGAGCTGGCCGTGGTGGCACCGACGACGGCCAACTTCCTCGGCAAGCTGGCCAACGGCGTGGCCGACGATCTGCTATCGACGACGATGCTGGCGGTCAAGTGCCCGGTGCTGATCTGCCCGGCGATGAACGCCCGCATGTGGACCAATCCCGTTGTCGAGCGCAACGTCCGCGAACTCAAGGGTTTCGGTTACCACTTCATCGATCCCGTCGAGGGCGAGCTGGCCTGCGGCGAGACCGGGGCCGGCCGTTTGGCTCCGGTGCCGTCCATCGTCCTGCGCGCCCTGGAGCTGCTCAGCCAGTCCCAGGACCTCGAGGGCTTCAACGTCCTGGTCACCGCCGGAGCGACCCGGGAGGCCCTCGACCCGGTACGCTTCATCTCCAACCCGGCCACAGGCAAGATGGGCTTCGCCCTGGCCGA
This sequence is a window from Candidatus Coatesbacteria bacterium. Protein-coding genes within it:
- a CDS encoding T9SS type A sorting domain-containing protein — encoded protein: EAQRVSLSVYDLAGRRVDVLSEGELPAGRHAVSWNCSAASAGVYLLRLETQGAALSRRVVVGRVVGR
- the coaBC gene encoding bifunctional phosphopantothenoylcysteine decarboxylase/phosphopantothenate--cysteine ligase CoaBC; translated protein: MDSAIDKERVKGRKVMLGVTGGIAAYKACELARGLIKEGVEVDTVLTTNATRFISPLSFSSLTGRPALTEMFDETGALPNYRHLDLAREAELAVVAPTTANFLGKLANGVADDLLSTTMLAVKCPVLICPAMNARMWTNPVVERNVRELKGFGYHFIDPVEGELACGETGAGRLAPVPSIVLRALELLSQSQDLEGFNVLVTAGATREALDPVRFISNPATGKMGFALAEAARLRGAKVALISGPTSLVPPTGVRFHRVTTAVEMLEIVERSYGDCHIFISAAAVSDFTPVKVSRDKIKKGEGGMQVEFKSNPDILHMLSERKGRRIHVGFALETRDLETNAEDKLREKNLDLIVANDPNIEGAGFAVDTNVVTMIDKSGTVERYPKLAKRTLAYLIIDRVVDIIQERIQQAKAPFKPHKLLEGAEGGDGE